The following coding sequences lie in one Rutidosis leptorrhynchoides isolate AG116_Rl617_1_P2 chromosome 6, CSIRO_AGI_Rlap_v1, whole genome shotgun sequence genomic window:
- the LOC139852581 gene encoding UBP1-associated protein 2C-like → MDLLNKKRKTDDNGSQFTNNDVVSPPPSSYSLATQDARKILEPFTKEQLLDVLQTVVVRDVAVLDSVRSIANVDPTQRKLFIRGIGWETTSDNLRSIFAVYGELEEAIVITDKNSGKSKGYGFVTFKHIDGAVLALKQPSKKIDGRITVAQLAAARDSVNVDVSMRKIYVGNVPFEISSERLLSHFSSYGEIEEGPLGFDKQSGKQKGFAFFVYKTEEGARNSLVDPIKNIDGNQVMCKMATDGKKGKVSGMPGEAAPTPGSIPGSMNSGYGMQGARTSFGGYSGGPPLTPHQNPHLNSSVPSGIGSGSGFGNQGPPSFGSGGGGSGGYGGGYGSGGYGGGGYGSSGGSHYGGGAAAPDYPGQHNLASSLNRLPPSQGGYGDGGHYGPSSGYPTQSNLPPVGPRGPLGGMYQGGPPYY, encoded by the exons ATGGATCTGTTGAATAAAAAGAGAAAAACTGACGATAACGGCAGCCAATTCACCAACAACGACGTCGTATCACCACCGCCGTCGTCATACAGTCTCGCCACACAAGACGCTCGTAAAATTCTCGAACCATTCACCAAAGAGCAACTTCTCGACGTCTTACAAACCGTCGTCGTTAGAGATGTCGCCGTCTTAGATTCCGTCCGATCAATCGCCAATGTCGATCCAACACAACGCAAACTCTTCATTCGCGGTATCGGTTGGGAAACAACTTCAGATAATCTCCGATCGATATTCGCTGTTTACGGTGAACTGGAAGAAGCTATTGTAATTACTGATAAAAATTCAGGTAAATCTAAAGGTTATGGTTTCGTTACTTTTAAACATATAGACGGTGCCGTTTTAGCTTTAAAGCAACCTAGTAAGAAAATTGATGGTAGGATTACGGTAGCACAATTAGCGGCGGCCAGAGATTCAGTCAATGTAGACGTTTCGATGAGGAAGATTTATGTAGGAAATGTGCCGTTTGAGATATCGTCTGAGAGATTGTTGAGTCATTTTTCTTCGTATGGGGAGATTGAGGAAGGGCCGTTAGGGTTTGATAAACAGTCCGGGAAGCAGAAAGGGTTTGCGTTTTTTGTGTACAAGACGGAAGAAGGTGCGAGGAATTCGCTTGTGGATCCGATTAAGAATATTGATGGGAATCAGGTTATGTGTAAAATGGCTACTGATGGTAAGAAAGGGAAAGTGAGTGGGATGCCTGGTGAAGCTGCTCCAACCCCTGGGTCGATTCCTGGATCGATGAATTCGGGATATGGTATGCAAG GTGCGAGAACATCGTTTGGTGGGTACTCCGGCGGACCACCTTTGACGCCTCATCAAAATCCGCACTTGAATTCTTCTGTCCCTTCAGGTATTGgcagtggttcaggttttggaaaTCAGGGGCCACCTTCATTTGGTAGTGGTGGTGGAGGTAGTGGCGGGTATGGTGGTGGATACGGTAGTGGCGGATACGGTGGTGGCGGATACGGTAGTAGTGGTGGGTCACATTATGGTGGTGGGGCTGCTGCTCCGGACTATCCTGGGCAGCACAATCTTGCATCGTCTCTGAACAGGTTGCCCCCGAGTCAGGGTGGATATGGTGATGGTGGACATTATGGTCCATCTTCAGGTTATCCAACACAATCTAACCTGCCACCTGTCGGTCCAAGAGGTCCACTTGGTGGGATGTACCAGGGCGGGCCTCCATATTATTGA
- the LOC139854407 gene encoding uncharacterized protein, which produces MTEELDAEEAEEAANDELESLEFTFVEIVKKQCVLELYVDEYLRKPTSSDITRLYSAHEEKHVAWKGQYTSGHQGHPTIVLEAVASYDRWIWHAFFGAAGANNDVNALNQSSLFDDIKNGNAPFAPFIVNGHDYLNGYYLADGIYPDWATLMKAYSTPTDEPRAKFK; this is translated from the exons ATGACCGAAGAATTAGATGCTGAAGAAGCTGAAGAAGCTGCCAACGATGAACTCGAAAGCCTTGAGTTTACCTTCGTAGAGATCGTGAAGAAGCAG TGTGTTCTGGAACTTTATGTTGACGAATATTTGAGAAAACCAACTAGTAGCGATATAACTCGGTTGTATAGCGCTCATGAGGAAAAGCACG TTGCTTGGAAAGGGCAATATACTAGCGGTCATCAAGGTCACCCAACCATCGTTCTAGAAGCAGTTGCTTCATATGATAGGTGGATTTGGCATGCATTCTTTGGTGCTGCGGGTGCAAACAACGATGTGAATGCTTTGAATCAATCTTCGTTATTCGATGACATCAAAAATGGAAATGCACCATTTGCTCCATTTATTGTTAATGGTCATGATTACTTGAATGGTTATTATTTAGCCGATGGGATTTACCCAGATTGGGCAACATTAATGAAGGCGTATTCGACACCAACCGATGAGCCACGTGCAAAATTCAAATAA
- the LOC139851733 gene encoding senescence-specific cysteine protease SAG39-like, with translation MGLSMNNRWVLLAVLLVFGMWACQVTSRTLSEETMLQKHQQWMARYGRVYKDELEKEMRFKIFKDNAAYVESFNNAGNRGYTLGLNAFADQTNEEFKATRNGFKFPSKPTTTQTTPFKNEHVTAVPSSMDWRKKGAFPTVTPIKDQGQCGSCWAFSTIAATEGITQLTTGKLISLSEQELVDCDRSGEDQGCEGGYMDGGFTFIVKNKGINTEAAYPYKAADGTCNTKEEAIHAAKITGHEDVPVNSESALLKAVAMQPVSVAIDAGDYDFQLYSSGVFNGTCGTELDHGVTAVGYGTSDDGVKYWLVKNSWGTSWGEEGYIRMQRDVEAKEGLCGIAMMASYPTA, from the exons ATGGGTTTGTCAATGAATAATAGATGGGTCCTCCTAGCAGTGCTACTAGTTTTCGGGATGTGGGCATGTCAAGTCACATCTCGAACCCTATCCGAAGAGACCATGTTACAAAAGCATCAACAATGGATGGCTCGTTACGGACGTGTATATAAAGATGAGTTAGAGAAAGAAATGCGCTTCAAGATATTTAAGGATAATGCGGCGTATGTAGAATCATTCAACAATGCTGGGAACCGGGGTTACACTCTCGGTCTCAATGCATTTGCAGACCAAACGAACGAGGAGTTTAAAGCCACTCGTAATGGATTTAAGTTCCCATCTAAGCCAACAACTACTCAAACCACGCCTTTCAAAAATGAACATGTGACTGCGGTTCCATCTAGCATGGACTGGAGGAAGAAAGGAGCC tttccaacagttACCCCAATCAAGGATCAAGGTCAATGTG GAAGTTGTTGGGCGTTTTCGACAATCGCTGCTACCGAAGGAATTACTCAACTGACCACCGGGAAACTGATTTCGCTATCGGAGCAAGAGCTGGTGGATTGTGACAGAAGCGGTGAAGATCAAGGGTGTGAAGGCGGTTACATGGACGGTGGGTTCACGTTTATTGTCAAAAACAAAGGTATCAATACCGAAGCAGCTTACCCTTACAAGGCCGCAGATGGAACGTGCAACACAAAAGAAGAAGCAATTCATGCAGCCAAGATTACCGGACATGAGGATGTACCTGTCAACAGTGAGTCAGCGTTATTAAAGGCCGTTGCAATGCAACCTGTTTCTGTTGCCATTGATGCCGGAGATTATGACTTCCAGCTATACTCGAGCGGTGTTTTTAATGGAACTTGTGGCACTGAATTAGACCATGGGGTTACGGCAGTTGGGTATGGAACTAGTGATGATGGTGTCAAGTATTGGCTGGTGAAAAATTCGTGGGGAACGAGTTGGGGTGAAGAAGGGTACATCAGGATGCAAAGAGATGTTGAAGCTAAAGAAGGCTTATGTGGCATTGCTATGATGGCCTCATATCCAAccgcttaa